DNA from Flavobacterium aestivum:
CTTTTAAATCAAATTCTTGCTTAGAATCAATTAATTTTCCATCAGTATAAAAATTTGTTATTTGTTTCGTAAGAGGAATGTCTGGATAAAACTGATTAACTTTTTTAATAAATTCATACTGATCAATACTCACAGGCTCAATTTTGGAAGTAATCGTTTGTGAAAATGAAATTGTGCTTGCAAAAAGAAATAACATGATACATTTTTTCATAATTTTTAATTTTAGTTAATATTCTGAATCTTATTTAAAATATTCATTTATAAATACTTGAATTTAAAAATCTTGTATAAACTTCTAAGGTACGAAATTTTGCTTATGCCTCATCTTTCTTTCTTTTCTCCGGTCTAATAATCATTCGTAATGATTGGTCTTTAGAAAAATAAGCAATCATCCAATGGTAAAAAGTGTTTAATCTATTACGATAACTTATCAAGGACATTAGGTGCACAAATAACCAAATCATCCAAGCCGGAAATCCTTTGAAATGCATTTTTGGTTTTGGTAAATCAACAACCGCTTTCTTTTTCCCTATGATAGCCATAGAGCCTTTGTCATTGTATTTAAATGGTTTAAGTGGTTTATTTTGAACCATTGATTTAAAATTCTCAGCCAAATTTAGCCCTTGCTGAATGGCCACTTGCGCTACTTGCGGATGTCCTCCAGGGAAATTTTCATCACTAAGTTGGATACAGGTATCCCCAATAGCATAGATATTATCCGTAGCATTTACTTTATTGAATGCATCTGTAGCCATTCGTTTGCCTCGACCGTAACTTTCTGCTGGAATTCCTTCAAATTCTTTTGCTGAAACTCCAGCTGCCCAGATTAAATTTTTGGTTTGTATGGTTTTTCCGTCTGCAAAATAAACGATATCGTCTTTATAATCGACCACTCGGGTGTTTAGTTTGACTATTACTCCAAGTTGAGTTATCGCTTCAAGAGTATCTACTTGTGATTCCTTACTCATTGGTGATAATAAGGCATCACCTCCATCAACCAAATAAATATTGCTGACTGATGTTTGAAATTCCGGATATTCTTTGAGCAAAATATTTTTTCGCATTTCAGCAAACATTCCGGAAACTTCTACTCCTGTGGGACCACCTCCAACAATAACAATTGTCAAATGTTTTCTGCGCTCATGAATATCCTTACAAATAGCAGCTTTTTCCAGATTTTTTAATAATGCATTGCGCATCTCAATGGCATCATTGAGTGTTTTCATCGGAATGGCATTTTTCTTGACATTTTCCATTCCAAAATAACTCGTTTCAGCTCCTGTTGCAAAAACTAAATGATCGTAATGCAATTCGCCATTATTGAGGACAATTTTATTCTCCGCAGGAATTACTTTTTGCAATTCTCCCAAGCGAAATTGCAGATTCTTTTTGCCAACAAAAAATTTTCTAAAAGGATAACTGATACTTGAAGGTTCTAAAAAGGCAGTTGCTACCTGATAAATCAGTGGTGGAAAGAAATTATAATTGTTTTTGTCTACAAGGGTTACATGAATGTCTTTTTGGTTTGCTAGTTCTTTGGCTAAATTTATTCCTGCAAAACCTCCACCTATTATTACAATTTCCATATTGTTTTTTTATGATAGTATTAAAAAAATAACATCCATAAATATACGCTATTTATGGATGTTATAAAATTTAGAATATTAAAAAACTTATAAATAATTAGTTCCTTTTTTGCTTTTTAACGGGTTTCTCTAATTCAATTTTGTTTTGCAACAAATAATTAGCCAACAATTTTTCAATCAATTCATCTTTAGTCAGATGATGAAAAATGGTTTTTATTTTTGTCTTCAATTCGGCATCAACATCATGATTTGGTTTGGTTTTGAAGATTTGTTTTGCCCATAAAAGTGTATTATTTTCTTCAATACTCGCTACAGACGGCTTCTTGTATTCAGAAAATTGAATACCCAATTCTCTTTCGAAATCAACAATTTCATTAGCTTCCTCAGGTTGTAAAACAGTCAAAGAAAGTCCTTTGGCACCTGCTCTAGCTGTTCTTCCGCTACGGTGAACATAGACTTCATAAACATCTGGCAAATGGTAATTTACCACATAAGAAATCTCTTTAACATCTATTCCTCTTGCTGCCAAATCTGTCGCTACTAGAATATTGATGTGTCCTTCGCGAAATTGCTCCATGATTCTATCACGGATTCCTTGTGACAAACTTCCGTGTAATGCCCCTGATGAAAATCTATTGATGGCCAGATTTTTGGCTAACTTATTGACAGCTGCTTTGGTTTTACAAAAAATAATGCCACGTTCCCCTTCTTTTGTATTTAGGAAATGCATTAATACATCTAGTTTTTCAATAGGATCTACTACAATATAGTTGTGATCTATCCCTTGATT
Protein-coding regions in this window:
- a CDS encoding NAD(P)/FAD-dependent oxidoreductase — protein: MEIVIIGGGFAGINLAKELANQKDIHVTLVDKNNYNFFPPLIYQVATAFLEPSSISYPFRKFFVGKKNLQFRLGELQKVIPAENKIVLNNGELHYDHLVFATGAETSYFGMENVKKNAIPMKTLNDAIEMRNALLKNLEKAAICKDIHERRKHLTIVIVGGGPTGVEVSGMFAEMRKNILLKEYPEFQTSVSNIYLVDGGDALLSPMSKESQVDTLEAITQLGVIVKLNTRVVDYKDDIVYFADGKTIQTKNLIWAAGVSAKEFEGIPAESYGRGKRMATDAFNKVNATDNIYAIGDTCIQLSDENFPGGHPQVAQVAIQQGLNLAENFKSMVQNKPLKPFKYNDKGSMAIIGKKKAVVDLPKPKMHFKGFPAWMIWLFVHLMSLISYRNRLNTFYHWMIAYFSKDQSLRMIIRPEKRKKDEA
- a CDS encoding DEAD/DEAH box helicase, which translates into the protein MSKQFSDLGISKDILKAITEMGIVNPTEIQQKTIPLLLSNNTDIVGLAKTGTGKTAAFGLPLLQLIDTEVAAVQAVILVPTRELGQQIFNNLESYAKYLPDVSIAAICGGIPIKPQIERLTEPTHIVVATPGRLIDLVQRKAISLKETKFLVLDEADEMVAILKDALDEIITEFPKNYRTFLFSATMPGTIKQLIQNYLNKNVVQVSANMETAGNQGIDHNYIVVDPIEKLDVLMHFLNTKEGERGIIFCKTKAAVNKLAKNLAINRFSSGALHGSLSQGIRDRIMEQFREGHINILVATDLAARGIDVKEISYVVNYHLPDVYEVYVHRSGRTARAGAKGLSLTVLQPEEANEIVDFERELGIQFSEYKKPSVASIEENNTLLWAKQIFKTKPNHDVDAELKTKIKTIFHHLTKDELIEKLLANYLLQNKIELEKPVKKQKRN